A single Gemmatimonadota bacterium DNA region contains:
- a CDS encoding radical SAM protein: MENSPCHDLFVELTSKCNLRCIHCYNSSGIERHKLKLDLIKKTLADSQELGTNVVQFTGGETMLYQGLIELLELANELGYAETWIITNGTVFKKEILEKCRDLSVKLQISLDGGTAETNDELRGKGVFNRVLNFLELLNEFDLNRSAQIRCTVSRNNLDSTEHLIQVGLRYDIPKIHFSWAKYEGRARDDNTYSDIQFAPTEVQHAINHTAELMTKYQNEIEVSRLRAHRNQCPIYRDAVPCGSLRIAYDGRVFPCQGLVKEGHELGDLNHEDLPDIVTDSRLKALSNKLNAEFQACRRCAFKSICPGGCPSLGEYIIEEQPENFDAFCTARRISFRDDLFRSRGLPEPQMAVQ; encoded by the coding sequence GTGGAAAACTCTCCGTGTCATGATCTGTTCGTGGAACTTACTTCAAAATGCAATTTGAGATGTATCCATTGTTACAACTCATCCGGAATTGAACGCCATAAACTGAAGTTGGATCTGATAAAGAAAACCCTGGCCGACTCACAAGAACTGGGCACAAATGTGGTTCAGTTCACTGGCGGTGAAACAATGTTATATCAAGGACTTATTGAGCTTCTGGAGCTCGCAAACGAATTAGGTTATGCCGAAACTTGGATTATAACAAATGGAACGGTTTTCAAGAAAGAAATCCTAGAAAAGTGCAGAGATCTTTCGGTTAAGTTACAAATAAGTCTTGATGGCGGCACTGCGGAAACAAACGACGAGCTACGAGGTAAGGGTGTGTTTAATCGGGTATTGAACTTCCTTGAATTGCTTAACGAGTTTGACCTGAACAGATCTGCACAGATTCGTTGCACGGTTTCTCGTAACAATCTGGACTCGACTGAGCATCTGATTCAGGTTGGTCTACGCTACGATATTCCTAAGATTCATTTTTCGTGGGCGAAATACGAAGGTCGTGCAAGAGACGATAACACATATTCGGATATTCAATTTGCACCAACTGAAGTTCAACACGCCATCAATCATACGGCTGAATTAATGACAAAATACCAGAACGAAATCGAAGTATCACGGCTTCGTGCACATAGGAACCAATGTCCGATTTACAGGGATGCCGTCCCCTGTGGTAGCTTGAGGATTGCCTATGACGGTCGAGTGTTTCCATGTCAGGGATTGGTTAAGGAAGGACATGAACTGGGTGATCTAAACCATGAGGACCTTCCTGATATAGTTACAGATTCTCGCCTTAAAGCCCTAAGCAATAAACTGAACGCTGAATTTCAAGCGTGCCGGCGTTGCGCTTTTAAGAGTATTTGCCCAGGTGGTTGCCCGTCACTTGGCGAATACATTATCGAAGAACAGCCGGAGAACTTCGACGCATTTTGCACGGCACGAAGGATATCGTTCCGAGATGATCTTTTCAGGTCTCGTGGACTGCCTGAACCCCAGATGGCCGTTCAATAA
- a CDS encoding radical SAM protein, with protein sequence MTELLAIETAWSPPDNIITAARERMLQEKYKTEGEEIRGLVIVMKLTGACNIKCSYCYATPELIGGNTSTDLAINTIAHAAYSHSGPIVIDLHGGEPLLMFDRIKTIVEDTEQRPYAWRVRFNIQTNALLLNRHIARYLHTHNISIGISLDGRGDVNDILRKDHDGKGTFDRAMKAIEMLREENIPFGVISILTKVNHDKVIEMFEFYKELNLTVVMCNALSLSGRGNGKIHLLPSPIEYFESSKRILDWMIEHNSTNETPMYEWDLSLMVQRVAGILNPAETVCHNSPCGIGKETISVTPDGSVYPCDWLVGLNEYNMGNIKEQSLNDIMRNNGVLDQLRIPHTERVLECRECELNTICNGGCLARNILAYGREGITRVAGMCAYYMQILPYIKSLLEQGVELSHISYPKDGIQPPFDSEDGCFVD encoded by the coding sequence ATGACCGAACTGTTAGCAATAGAGACCGCGTGGTCTCCACCAGATAACATCATTACCGCAGCAAGAGAAAGAATGCTTCAAGAGAAATACAAAACTGAAGGAGAAGAGATTCGAGGTTTAGTCATAGTAATGAAACTCACCGGCGCATGTAACATCAAATGTTCGTATTGCTATGCAACACCCGAACTTATCGGTGGGAACACGTCTACTGATCTTGCCATAAACACCATCGCCCATGCCGCATATAGTCATTCCGGCCCGATCGTCATCGACCTACACGGCGGCGAGCCACTATTGATGTTCGACCGAATCAAGACGATTGTAGAGGATACCGAACAACGACCGTATGCTTGGCGGGTGAGATTCAACATACAAACAAATGCATTGTTACTTAATCGGCATATAGCGAGATACCTCCATACACACAACATTAGCATCGGCATCAGTCTTGACGGTCGTGGAGATGTTAACGATATCCTACGCAAAGATCACGACGGGAAGGGTACATTTGACCGTGCTATGAAAGCCATAGAAATGTTGCGTGAGGAAAACATCCCCTTTGGTGTTATCTCAATCTTAACCAAGGTGAATCATGATAAGGTTATTGAAATGTTCGAGTTTTACAAGGAACTGAATCTAACCGTAGTCATGTGTAATGCACTTTCCCTTTCAGGTAGAGGGAACGGCAAGATACATCTACTGCCGAGCCCTATTGAGTACTTTGAATCGAGCAAACGCATTCTTGATTGGATGATTGAGCACAATTCAACCAATGAGACACCTATGTATGAATGGGACCTGTCTTTAATGGTACAACGAGTTGCGGGAATACTCAATCCCGCCGAAACAGTATGTCATAACTCTCCATGCGGAATTGGAAAGGAAACCATCTCTGTAACACCTGATGGTAGTGTCTATCCATGCGACTGGCTTGTTGGGCTAAACGAATACAATATGGGGAACATCAAAGAGCAATCGTTAAACGACATAATGAGGAACAACGGGGTTCTAGATCAATTAAGGATCCCTCATACCGAACGTGTTTTGGAATGCCGTGAGTGTGAATTGAATACGATCTGCAACGGAGGCTGTCTGGCCAGAAACATACTGGCCTATGGGCGAGAAGGCATTACTAGAGTTGCCGGAATGTGTGCGTATTACATGCAGATTTTGCCATACATAAAATCACTATTGGAGCAAGGTGTTGAGCTAAGTCACATTTCGTATCCCAAGGACGGTATCCAACCACCGTTCGATTCAGAAGATGGCTGTTTTGTAGACTAA
- a CDS encoding asparagine synthase-related protein: protein MSFVCGLFERNGRRADECDLDKMIEAGLTLNEESISHLLSPPCVKQLDNAIAGVTTWPHSRGTQLGSPVHLEGNLLTWTGRLDNRDELVGELNERGTSLTQTVKDDEIVAWGVYLFGGEVYVKKMIGDYAFAVVESNKNEVFLARSPFGVRELYYLVSASRTAWASNLAQIIPILTDTIDEKHLKVYIAEYLCCTAKGRMAHTPYRNVYKLLPGRFLRISTGGLTSGEIWSPDETKAERYSTNEEYEERFRQLLSTAIRRRLASCGSNGIQISLSGGLDSSTVASMIGHMRENGESLPRIQLFTNVYPGQGDESEYARTVAKQTTFPLEIARSFEKNWLLKGCDSLQRLPEPQESILENRIGLEEELKQGSLTPYMSGLGGDQILTGNLIYLAGYLKKWKMATFFNQIRQLSQKSKQSVVSLAVQYGLKPVLDRSQFQFRRRGIAFSITTETFRKQYSLKERLESRYLPVAYSDPSAQDDYESLLSLHQWSCPGFSILDMRTPYLDTDLVEFCLTLPGKLRNDGLHDRVIMRRAMKDILPPKILHRRSQGSTEDSITFGLNKEWHRIESRLGNFYLAQLDIISNENLEILLRRARAGALRYDVLSGIQILTLEFWLETILGHESNPIFHRP from the coding sequence ATGAGCTTTGTTTGCGGTCTGTTTGAACGAAATGGTAGACGGGCTGATGAGTGCGATTTAGATAAAATGATCGAGGCTGGACTTACACTAAATGAGGAGAGCATCAGCCACCTCCTGTCTCCACCTTGCGTGAAGCAATTGGACAATGCCATTGCAGGTGTCACAACTTGGCCACACAGTCGTGGAACGCAACTCGGCAGCCCGGTTCACCTTGAAGGTAATCTACTTACTTGGACCGGTCGACTGGATAACCGAGACGAGTTGGTCGGAGAGCTGAACGAAAGGGGCACCTCTCTCACTCAAACCGTCAAGGACGATGAAATCGTCGCTTGGGGAGTTTACTTGTTCGGCGGTGAGGTTTATGTCAAGAAAATGATCGGTGATTATGCTTTTGCTGTCGTAGAAAGCAATAAAAACGAAGTCTTTTTAGCAAGGTCACCATTCGGCGTAAGAGAGTTGTACTATCTTGTTTCGGCATCGCGTACAGCATGGGCATCAAATCTAGCTCAGATTATACCGATACTAACAGACACGATCGACGAAAAACACTTAAAGGTTTATATAGCAGAATACCTTTGCTGTACGGCCAAAGGTCGTATGGCGCATACCCCGTATAGGAACGTGTACAAGTTACTTCCTGGCAGGTTTCTTCGGATTTCAACTGGCGGACTTACATCCGGTGAGATATGGTCACCTGACGAAACAAAAGCAGAACGTTATTCTACGAATGAAGAATATGAGGAACGCTTTCGTCAACTCTTGTCGACTGCGATTCGTAGAAGATTAGCCTCTTGTGGAAGCAACGGGATTCAGATCAGTCTGAGTGGTGGCTTGGACTCATCAACTGTTGCTAGTATGATTGGCCATATGCGTGAAAATGGTGAGTCGCTGCCAAGAATCCAGCTTTTTACAAACGTTTATCCAGGGCAAGGAGATGAAAGCGAGTACGCACGTACTGTAGCCAAACAAACTACATTTCCCTTAGAGATCGCGAGATCGTTCGAAAAAAACTGGTTGCTTAAAGGCTGTGATTCTCTACAGAGGCTACCAGAGCCTCAGGAGTCAATTCTTGAGAACCGAATTGGACTTGAAGAAGAACTCAAACAAGGCTCACTGACGCCCTATATGTCCGGTTTAGGAGGTGATCAAATCCTAACCGGTAATCTTATCTATCTAGCAGGCTACCTTAAGAAATGGAAGATGGCCACGTTTTTTAATCAAATACGTCAACTTTCTCAAAAATCAAAACAATCTGTAGTCAGTTTAGCTGTTCAATATGGCTTAAAGCCTGTCTTGGATCGTAGTCAGTTTCAGTTCAGAAGGCGTGGTATAGCTTTTAGTATAACAACAGAAACCTTTCGAAAACAGTACTCACTTAAAGAGCGGCTCGAATCTCGCTATCTACCTGTTGCTTACTCGGATCCTTCTGCCCAGGACGACTACGAAAGTCTTCTCTCATTGCACCAATGGTCTTGCCCTGGATTTAGCATTTTGGATATGAGAACACCGTACTTGGATACTGATTTGGTTGAGTTTTGTCTGACACTTCCAGGTAAACTACGAAATGATGGATTGCATGACCGAGTAATCATGCGGCGGGCAATGAAGGACATACTGCCCCCAAAAATTCTGCACAGAAGATCACAGGGAAGTACAGAAGACAGTATCACCTTTGGATTAAACAAAGAATGGCATCGAATCGAATCACGTTTAGGGAATTTCTATCTGGCACAACTAGATATTATCTCTAACGAGAACTTGGAAATCCTGCTAAGACGCGCAAGGGCTGGAGCATTGAGATATGATGTGTTATCCGGAATACAGATTCTTACGCTAGAGTTCTGGTTAGAAACAATACTGGGTCATGAATCAAATCCTATATTTCACAGACCTTGA
- a CDS encoding PqqD family protein: MKANQLLDKPADVIAHRFEDGMVVYVGDNDRFLGLDSMGAVIWDYLCSHGSVNTVVETMLLEYDIDEHTLREDVESLCRQMIECGALKPKHDGEKGKKEIGI; the protein is encoded by the coding sequence ATGAAAGCAAATCAACTGCTGGATAAACCGGCAGATGTCATTGCCCATAGATTTGAAGATGGCATGGTTGTTTATGTAGGCGACAATGATCGTTTTCTCGGCTTAGACAGTATGGGTGCGGTTATCTGGGATTATCTGTGCTCACACGGTAGTGTAAACACTGTTGTAGAGACAATGCTTCTCGAATACGACATCGACGAACATACACTACGTGAAGACGTTGAATCGTTATGTCGACAAATGATTGAGTGTGGTGCGCTAAAACCCAAGCACGACGGAGAGAAAGGTAAAAAAGAAATTGGAATTTAG
- a CDS encoding ABC transporter ATP-binding protein has protein sequence MEFREFKRLPRWFKEGYRANPVVFFVFTFATCIQGPLLAIAVLWSGKLVDQVPGFIEGNVTNVQVLLTSLVILGIGLLVTSGVFVQMIAKGRLQDSIAYKIKRQLLQASLETDYLAFLKSEKQNRLDRILRGFDMDLTLLLMDSVSCLGTTWTIVSYLGIIGFTSSWYVAIAGLLFFVPITFINLKLVQKEFKFDQKVSSDDRRIKYTEYVLTGSNTAKEIKLFGLGGYLSRIWEARYRKLKSGRSRIEIHQHIWKASTQIMALAISAGLLFLVLGRGGVSPGEFLVILTALTFIQSGLVEISKTTATLVLRLERLEEIDTYLREKDPLEYYQINEQKVLPVNSNHTRPAIVIENVSFSYDTGKNWALKNIDLTINPGKKIALVGMNGAGKSTIIHLLLGLYRPLTGRILINGYQPYGMDSKTRHKMISAVFQQFGRYHGLTLWENISLSSFDPAFSPGDLLVGGSELFPTLEDKMGLVVGKEFDGTELSGGEWQRIALARAMMLNTPIVILDEPTAALDPLGEAGLFNEFMGLLHKKTVIVVTHRLGSIKEADEIIVLKDGQVEEIGNHDELINRQGHYWQMFEAQAEWYREPAAEIHSTSLQESNQN, from the coding sequence TTGGAATTTAGAGAATTCAAGAGACTACCCAGGTGGTTTAAAGAAGGATACAGAGCCAATCCGGTGGTGTTCTTTGTTTTCACTTTTGCTACCTGCATTCAAGGACCACTTTTAGCCATTGCCGTGCTTTGGTCTGGTAAATTGGTCGATCAAGTACCTGGTTTCATCGAAGGAAATGTAACGAATGTACAGGTACTGTTAACGTCATTGGTTATACTAGGCATCGGACTCTTAGTTACTTCCGGTGTTTTTGTACAGATGATAGCAAAAGGTCGTTTACAAGACAGCATTGCGTACAAAATCAAACGTCAACTCCTGCAAGCATCACTCGAAACGGACTATCTGGCATTCCTTAAATCAGAAAAGCAAAACCGTTTGGATCGCATCTTAAGAGGGTTTGATATGGATCTGACGTTATTGCTTATGGATTCAGTTTCTTGCCTGGGAACGACATGGACAATCGTTTCATATCTTGGCATCATCGGATTCACATCTAGCTGGTATGTAGCAATTGCTGGGCTACTTTTTTTTGTGCCGATAACTTTCATAAACCTGAAGTTAGTACAAAAGGAGTTCAAATTCGACCAGAAGGTTTCTTCCGACGATAGACGTATAAAATACACTGAATACGTCCTTACTGGATCGAACACGGCAAAAGAGATCAAGTTGTTTGGCTTGGGAGGGTATTTATCAAGAATTTGGGAGGCTAGATACAGAAAACTGAAATCAGGTAGATCTCGAATTGAAATACACCAACATATTTGGAAGGCCAGCACCCAGATTATGGCTTTGGCTATATCAGCTGGTTTGTTGTTTCTGGTTTTAGGTCGAGGCGGTGTTTCACCCGGAGAGTTCCTGGTCATCCTAACAGCATTGACATTCATTCAAAGTGGTTTGGTCGAAATTAGCAAGACAACGGCTACATTGGTTCTACGCTTGGAAAGACTGGAAGAGATTGATACTTATTTACGGGAAAAAGACCCATTAGAGTACTACCAAATCAACGAGCAAAAAGTACTACCTGTGAACTCCAACCACACGAGGCCTGCCATCGTGATTGAAAATGTATCTTTCTCTTACGATACGGGAAAAAACTGGGCACTTAAGAATATAGATCTGACAATAAACCCTGGTAAGAAGATCGCTCTTGTCGGAATGAATGGTGCGGGTAAATCTACTATTATCCATCTTCTACTGGGGCTTTATCGACCATTGACCGGCAGAATTCTGATCAATGGCTATCAACCGTATGGTATGGATTCTAAAACCCGTCACAAAATGATCTCTGCAGTATTTCAACAGTTTGGCAGATATCATGGCTTAACATTGTGGGAGAACATCTCATTAAGTTCGTTCGATCCTGCCTTCAGCCCAGGTGACCTTCTAGTAGGCGGTTCTGAGTTGTTCCCGACTCTTGAAGACAAAATGGGTTTAGTTGTGGGTAAGGAATTCGATGGAACTGAACTGTCAGGAGGGGAGTGGCAACGAATTGCATTAGCCCGTGCCATGATGTTGAATACCCCTATCGTCATTCTTGATGAACCTACTGCGGCTTTGGATCCGTTGGGCGAAGCAGGTTTGTTTAACGAATTTATGGGTTTACTTCACAAAAAGACAGTTATCGTTGTTACACACCGTTTAGGATCAATAAAAGAGGCTGATGAAATCATTGTACTCAAGGACGGTCAAGTTGAGGAAATAGGTAATCATGACGAACTGATAAATCGTCAAGGTCACTATTGGCAAATGTTTGAGGCACAAGCGGAATGGTACAGGGAACCCGCTGCAGAAATACACTCCACTTCACTTCAAGAGTCCAATCAGAACTGA
- a CDS encoding ABC transporter ATP-binding protein, with protein MLKELIEKSYLLRMMLLLTSLDRFRVIPLLGLAVLRGVLPTIDLWIIAQLVDALVSWEGNLLSTFGFWLSTLIGLRIVGEVISLGMSYIGVKIRDRVDIHLKRTLFAHINEIGLLERESSNYADRVSRANSATNPTRITILLESVPKTISEFAGMISLMVLLFSIFWLIPVLNIVLLSLCIFAQAKASVVFFSQFYSQTQEQRLLETYEHALFSKDQAGEVRFFGFGKWLLAKWERLFVTFSKQRRKTVNKQARTGRISEWVMISFLPTTSALVLIFGVQEVTAGSVIIALQSTQHLSSKLYFILNQFQSFVESRQMLKEFFSFLDEVPQDGNSVEPLVAKGLSIQCSNMGFTYPNQKEPVLEDVNLNIAPGEHIAIVGENGSGKSTLVKLLMGLYLPTEGQVTLSSNNKTGTCANNNYRISALFQDYVKYNYKLRENIGFGDYRFIDDQQRLSAAARKSECLEIVNEAGLDIQIGREFEGIEFSEGEWQRIALSRTLFREDCGLITLDEPTAALDAISEAKILRGFLQIDRERTCLFVSHRLASIRLADRILVLKEGRIVEQGSHQELMENCGEYSRLFNTQVSAYS; from the coding sequence GTGTTAAAAGAGTTGATTGAGAAGTCATATCTGTTGCGAATGATGTTACTACTTACGTCGCTTGACAGATTTCGGGTCATTCCGCTATTGGGGCTTGCCGTTCTTCGTGGAGTACTACCGACAATTGATCTCTGGATAATCGCTCAACTTGTAGACGCTCTGGTCTCGTGGGAAGGAAATCTTCTGTCAACCTTTGGATTCTGGCTAAGTACCCTGATTGGATTGCGTATCGTTGGAGAAGTAATCTCCCTGGGGATGTCGTATATAGGTGTGAAAATACGAGATCGTGTAGATATACACCTTAAACGTACGTTGTTTGCTCACATCAACGAAATCGGATTGCTGGAAAGGGAATCATCCAATTACGCGGATCGTGTATCTCGTGCGAATTCAGCGACGAATCCAACAAGAATAACCATATTGTTGGAGAGCGTTCCGAAAACCATATCTGAATTTGCCGGAATGATCTCATTGATGGTACTATTGTTTAGTATTTTTTGGCTTATTCCTGTTTTAAACATTGTTCTTCTTAGTCTCTGCATTTTCGCACAGGCCAAAGCCAGTGTCGTGTTCTTTTCGCAGTTTTATAGTCAGACTCAAGAACAACGTCTACTAGAGACCTACGAGCATGCCTTGTTCAGTAAAGATCAAGCTGGTGAGGTTAGGTTTTTCGGTTTTGGAAAGTGGCTCTTGGCAAAATGGGAGAGGTTATTCGTCACGTTTTCTAAACAACGCAGGAAAACAGTCAATAAACAGGCAAGAACCGGTAGGATCTCAGAGTGGGTTATGATCTCATTCCTTCCTACTACATCCGCTTTAGTTTTAATTTTTGGAGTTCAGGAAGTCACCGCAGGAAGTGTTATCATCGCACTTCAGTCTACGCAACATCTGTCTTCAAAACTCTACTTTATTTTGAATCAATTTCAGTCTTTTGTTGAATCCCGGCAAATGCTTAAAGAGTTCTTTTCATTCCTGGACGAAGTACCACAGGATGGGAATTCAGTTGAACCCCTTGTAGCAAAAGGGTTGAGTATTCAATGTTCTAATATGGGATTTACATATCCAAATCAGAAAGAACCTGTCCTTGAGGATGTAAACTTGAATATCGCTCCAGGGGAGCATATTGCCATAGTGGGTGAGAATGGTTCTGGTAAATCTACACTTGTTAAATTACTAATGGGATTATACTTACCTACCGAGGGTCAAGTTACACTGTCGTCCAACAACAAAACAGGAACCTGTGCTAACAACAATTACCGAATATCCGCTTTATTTCAGGATTACGTCAAGTACAATTACAAATTGCGTGAGAATATCGGCTTTGGCGATTATCGATTCATAGATGATCAGCAACGACTAAGCGCGGCAGCTAGAAAATCTGAGTGCCTTGAGATTGTGAACGAAGCTGGACTCGACATACAGATTGGTAGAGAATTCGAAGGCATCGAATTCTCAGAAGGCGAATGGCAACGGATAGCCCTCTCGCGGACACTATTCAGGGAAGATTGCGGTCTCATTACCCTGGATGAACCCACCGCCGCTCTTGATGCCATTAGTGAAGCTAAGATATTGAGAGGATTTCTTCAAATAGACCGTGAAAGAACCTGTCTGTTTGTTTCTCATCGGCTTGCTTCTATCCGTCTTGCTGATCGCATTTTGGTATTAAAGGAAGGACGGATTGTCGAGCAAGGTTCACATCAGGAACTTATGGAAAATTGTGGAGAATACAGTCGTCTGTTTAATACTCAAGTTAGTGCGTATTCTTGA
- a CDS encoding ABC transporter permease, whose amino-acid sequence MISNYLKTALRNIIRSKGHSVINVFGLSVAMALCILIFLLVRQELSYDDFHEKGANVFRVSKTAFMGEYRTIGMTPVPLAPALDDAYAGIVRTVRYANTEPVLVSSGDVTVREETVFYADPGFFDLFTFQAVSGFLEGALESRSRVILNEQIAEKYFGDADPVGEWLTMDDRKHQVAGVVRVPANTIFQFDFLISMKILTEAGNSRNKSWAWDVAATFVELTGPEVAGTLESQFPEFVEKHFIRFRGTDASVMRLQPLADIYLDSSILFDLFPKSDIVVSYVLGTLGFLLLFIACINFINVTLGRSVLRGKEVGVRKTLGGTRPQIMKQFWGEALLVGVAALILGLSLAHLLLPGFNSLFAKDLRIDYFESGSTLLALIGLTGLVVLISGSYPALYMSRLDPTSILTHHVKAGALTILSKVLITMQFTLSIFLMICLFTILRQLQYFASQDLGFDTSNVLVVSMPESGMLEPLKEALDDYPQITYISAASSSFGPMRGLGQIGHTDESGKQFSAYEYHVDYDYLPALGIALVEGRDFSRTYATDETEGLIVNEALVREMGWENPIGEAIPGGNARVIGVTEDYHYRSLQYDLEPVVLRLAPDRIRFLLIRTRPEGIPQTLSTVKSVWERISAGLPFEYYYLEDDIGRFYQRERLLGDIALYIAIITLLIALLGVYSLSLLNINRRTKEIGIRRVLGASTFNTTALIGRQFALPLAIAIMLACPPGYLLLNFWLSMYEFNAALGIGEFVLAGMAALVLVLATVAFQVWRKNANPLVESLVYE is encoded by the coding sequence ATGATCAGCAACTACCTGAAAACAGCCCTAAGAAACATCATACGGAGCAAAGGACACAGCGTCATCAACGTATTCGGCCTTTCAGTAGCTATGGCCTTGTGCATCCTGATTTTCCTGCTCGTTCGACAGGAGTTAAGTTACGATGACTTCCATGAAAAGGGCGCCAACGTCTTTCGTGTCTCGAAAACGGCCTTCATGGGAGAGTATCGGACGATTGGGATGACGCCAGTACCCCTTGCTCCGGCGCTGGACGACGCGTATGCGGGTATAGTCCGAACCGTTCGATATGCTAATACCGAACCGGTTCTGGTGAGTTCTGGAGACGTGACCGTCCGTGAAGAAACGGTTTTCTATGCCGACCCAGGGTTTTTTGATTTATTTACCTTTCAGGCCGTTTCCGGCTTTCTCGAGGGTGCCCTTGAAAGCAGATCCCGTGTAATACTAAACGAACAAATTGCAGAGAAGTACTTTGGAGACGCCGACCCCGTCGGAGAATGGTTGACTATGGACGACCGGAAACACCAGGTGGCCGGCGTAGTCCGGGTACCCGCCAATACCATCTTTCAGTTCGACTTTCTGATTTCAATGAAGATCCTGACAGAGGCTGGCAACAGCAGGAATAAGAGCTGGGCGTGGGATGTTGCTGCGACCTTTGTGGAACTGACCGGTCCTGAAGTCGCCGGAACCCTGGAGTCCCAGTTTCCAGAATTCGTTGAAAAGCACTTCATTAGGTTTCGGGGGACAGATGCCAGCGTAATGCGACTTCAGCCGCTAGCCGACATCTATCTGGATTCTTCGATATTGTTCGACCTTTTCCCAAAGAGCGACATTGTCGTTTCATATGTGCTGGGAACACTCGGCTTCCTCCTTCTATTCATCGCGTGTATCAACTTCATCAACGTGACACTAGGCAGATCGGTTCTACGCGGAAAGGAAGTCGGCGTACGCAAAACGCTGGGCGGAACCCGTCCTCAGATAATGAAACAGTTCTGGGGGGAGGCGTTGCTGGTGGGCGTTGCAGCGCTTATACTGGGTTTGTCGTTAGCACATCTGCTGCTTCCCGGATTCAACAGCCTGTTCGCCAAAGACCTCCGGATCGATTACTTCGAAAGTGGATCGACACTCCTCGCGCTGATCGGCCTTACGGGTCTAGTCGTCCTTATATCCGGAAGCTATCCCGCGCTCTACATGTCCCGCCTCGATCCCACCTCCATCCTTACGCATCATGTAAAGGCCGGAGCATTGACGATCTTAAGCAAAGTGCTAATCACCATGCAGTTCACGCTTTCGATCTTCCTGATGATCTGCCTGTTTACCATACTTCGTCAGCTTCAGTATTTTGCCTCCCAGGATCTTGGCTTCGATACGTCGAATGTGCTTGTTGTAAGCATGCCCGAATCCGGAATGCTCGAGCCCTTAAAAGAGGCGTTAGACGATTACCCTCAGATCACCTATATCTCCGCGGCGTCGAGCTCATTCGGTCCGATGAGGGGTTTGGGGCAGATAGGTCACACCGACGAGTCGGGCAAGCAGTTTTCAGCCTACGAATACCACGTGGATTATGACTATCTGCCCGCGCTGGGCATCGCGTTGGTGGAAGGACGCGACTTTTCGAGAACATACGCCACGGATGAGACCGAAGGTTTGATCGTAAATGAAGCGCTGGTTAGGGAAATGGGATGGGAAAATCCGATCGGAGAGGCTATACCTGGTGGCAATGCCCGTGTGATCGGCGTGACGGAAGATTACCATTACCGATCATTACAATACGACCTGGAACCGGTGGTACTGCGTCTTGCTCCTGACAGGATCCGGTTTCTTCTGATCAGAACGCGGCCGGAAGGAATTCCGCAGACCCTATCAACTGTCAAATCGGTCTGGGAGCGTATCTCAGCAGGTTTGCCGTTTGAATACTACTACCTTGAGGATGATATCGGCCGGTTCTATCAAAGAGAACGGTTGCTGGGAGATATAGCGCTATACATCGCTATAATCACGCTTTTGATTGCCCTGCTGGGCGTATACAGCCTGAGCTTGTTAAACATCAACAGGAGAACGAAGGAAATCGGTATCCGAAGAGTGCTAGGCGCATCAACGTTTAACACGACGGCTTTGATCGGAAGGCAGTTTGCGCTGCCACTGGCCATCGCAATCATGCTGGCTTGCCCGCCTGGCTATCTATTGCTGAACTTCTGGCTTAGTATGTACGAGTTCAACGCCGCATTGGGTATCGGCGAGTTCGTATTGGCTGGTATGGCGGCTCTGGTACTCGTGCTGGCCACGGTGGCCTTTCAGGTTTGGAGAAAAAACGCGAATCCCCTGGTCGAGTCGTTGGTGTACGAATGA